CAACTTCTGTTGAAAACTCCTGTGCTTTTGGATCATATCTTATTCCATTATCGAACCCACAGTTTCCTCCACCAACACTACTACACAATTTCATAAACTCTGTTTTTGTATAATTAACTAGTCCATCTCCCCATGTATCACCTCTCCATATTGGAACAACATATCTTACTCCTCTTTCCCACAGAATGTGAGCTATTGCAATTCCCTGGTATTTGTCTGGAGGCACAAATCTATATATGAAGTCATTTGGTATTGCAAGCTCCATAGATGTTGATGACTGTGAAATAACTAGTATTTTATTTGAATCAGCGAAACTCTTAATATTTTTAACCTCGCTACTGGCCATGGGGCCAACAACAACTTTTACACCTCTTGCTGCAAGATCCATCAACTTATTTAGTGCAATATTAGGATCAACAGCTGTGTCCTCAACATAGGGTTTCAATCTCCATGGTTTACCAAGTTTCTGCAGCCACTCATTAACATCATTTACAGCCAAAAGAAATGCCTCTTTGCATTGTGCTCCATAAGTTGCTAGTGCACCCGATAATGGTAATAGTGCTCCTATTGGAATGTCTCCTGAAAGTACTGTAGCTATTGGGGTAGCATATGTTGTTACAGTGTACGTTATTGTGGAGGGAGCAACTGAGGATACTGTGGGAGTTGCTTGTACTCCAGGTTTAGACATAAGCGAGTATGATGCATAGCCTATACCATATCCAACGACTAGTGCTACTATGATTAGGCCAATTGCTATGGTGTTTTTCATGTTTATACACCTTTACATCTATCGTAGTTACTATACATGTATATGCTATTTTGAGGGCTATAAATATTTTAATCAGATTTATAATCATATAAATCAATTTCATGTTACTTACTATAGTCTATGTATTTGTGGCTGAATAAAGTATTTTATACCCTACAAACCATTTTTGACTAAGTCGCTAAGACGTGGTGTAGAAAGTAGTATGTTGCCCATAGTGCTTACATCAATAGCCTATGCATCTATATTAGCAATTGGATGTGCTGCAATAACCTTGTGGTATGCATCAACACGTGTATTCAACTTTGCACATGCATCTATGGTTAGCTGGGGATTTTACATAACATTTATACTTTATAAGCTTTTTGATTCTTCACCATATTTATTTATGCCTATTGCTGCATTAATTACTGGCTTATTTGGTATTGCCATATATGTTTCGGTAATTAGAAGGTTGATACAGGTTAAAGCATCTGAAATAACACTGATGATGGTTACTTTAGGTGCAGATTTTGTTTTATTTGCTTTTCTAAATGTTGTTATAGATTATCTTGCAAATGTTTACAGATGGGATATTAGAAGTGTAAATATCGTTTTAAAGGATGTTACAATAGCTACAATATATGGTGTTACTATTAAAGGTGTTTACCTAGTAGCACCTTTTTCAGCTCTTGCATTTCTAGTTTCTATATACATGTTTTTGAATATGACAAGCACTGGAATAGCAATGAGGGCTTCTATAGAGAATCCAGAGCTTTCATCAATTCTTGGGATAAATACTGATAAAATCTATGCACTTGCATGGTTTATTGGAGGGTTATTGGCAGGGTTTTCTGGAGGCCTTTTAACAATGATTACACAAGGTACAAGCTCTATAGGTTCTGACTTGATAGTACTCTACTTTGCTGGATCCATTGTTGGAGGTTTGCAAAATATTTTAGGTGGTTTATTAGGTGGGCTTCTTGTTGGATTAAGTGAAAGATTGATTCCATACTATCTCTCAGCTGTTTTTCCATGGATTTACTCATATAGATTTGCAGTACCCTTGATAATGCTTGTAGCAACACTGCTTCTATATCCAAGGGGCTTAGCTGGGTTGGTGGAGAGGAGATGGCGCTAGAATCAGGACTAACATATATATTAATGAACATTATTTTAAATTTCAGCATATACTTAATACTATCACTTAGCCTCAACATAGAAGTTGGGTTTACTGGTATTCCACAATTTGGAAGATTAACAGCAGCATTGGTAGGATCTATAGCTGTTGGTGGTGTAATAGGCAGAGTTGCAGCTACTTTAATAGGAGCTCCTACAGGTAGTGAGTTCATATCTTACAATGCACCAATAATAACACAAATAAACAACTATCTATCTACACATGCTATAGCATCAATTACCCTTTTAGTATTGGCAATTTTGACAGCAGTATTACTTGGAGCCTTAATAGGTTTGCTAACAGCATTGCCTGCAATAAGACTTAAAGAGTCTTATCTAGGTATAACACTATTGTCGTTTGGTGAAATACTTAGAACAATTACATATAACTCTCCTGAAATAATTGGAGGAACATTGGGCATTGCTGCACCATCCTTTTTCAGTTTTACAGGCGCATATGAGAGTTTTGCAGTCATGCTATTCATAGTCTTAATGGCTATTTTCTGCTACTTAATCGCTGAGCGAATAAGTAAATCGCCTTTGGGAAGGGTTATGAGAGCTGTTAGAGATTCTGAGCTCGCTTCACAAGTTTATGGAAGAGATATAATGATTGTAAGAATCTATGCCATTGTTATAGGCTCTTCAATGGCGGCATTAGCAGGAGCTCTCTACTCCATATTTACAAAAAGTGTGAGAGCAGATATCTTCACAAGATACAGCTGGACATTTTTACCATGGGCATACATAATGCTTGGTGGAGTTGGAAACAATCTTGGGGTTGCTCTAGGAGTTATAATACTTACTATAGCTAGAAGCACCATATCCATATACAAGTATGAGATCTCAGAACTTATTCCAATAGACCCTGTTTGGCTAGAGTACATACTAATAGGTATGGTGATAATACTGCTAACTCTCTTTAGACCTCAAGGAATCCTACCAGAAAAGCCTGTAACCACTGTTTCTAAAAAAGAGCTTGAGGACATTAAAAGAAAAGTTGCATCATTCACTAGCTAATTTAAACTATTTATTTATATGACAAGCGAGTAAACCCTAATACAAATATTCATAAATTATCTACAATGATATATGGTGCAAACTAGGGTCTTTTCAAATGAGATATAGAATCTTCTTCAACTTGAAGAAAAACTAAACAGCAATAAAAATGTTTCAAACTCCTTTCTCAAGTCTTTTTCTTGCACTATCTATGTGCTTCATTATAATGCTAAATGCTTTTTCAACATCATTTTTAGATAAAATGATTATTGTATCTGTATAACATGATTCGATGTGAGTAATGTTTATATTGTTTTGCGCTAACACATTTGCTATATAGGCTAAGACCCCTGGAGTTGTCACTATTTCAATTGGACTTACAATAATTATTGCTGCTTGATCTTTTTGCACATTAATAACATCATCACTCTTTATTATTGTTAAGTACTCATTAGCTGTTTCCCTATCTAACACAATTGTTATTGTTTTAACGCTTTGCATTATGGCTATAAATCTAGCTTCGGACATTAACTTACTTAGAAAGGCTATGACATAGCTAAGCGCAGATGATCTTAGTGTTACAATAGTTATATCTGTTCTTATCTCAATTGAGGATCTTGCTAATACCTCAAGAACCTCTCTCCTAACTTGCCTTTCTCTTCCAGCTTTACTAGAATACCTTATTAAGGCCATTTTAATTGAGTCAACAGATACTTCTTTTCCAAGCAATTGCGAGATTATGGGATGCAACATTTTTGCTAATTTACTATAGTTAACAATACCTCTTCCAATACACTGTTGAATTATTGGATCACTGGAAACAACATCTGTAACAATATCTGATACTGACGACAATTGTTCCACCTATAACAGATATCTGATACAATTAGTTATAAACATTTCACTAACTGGAAAAATGCGTTCTAAAAACTATAAAATAAAATTTAAGGTGCAAATCAATTGAAGGTTGTACTAGCGTATTCAGGTGGGTTAGATACTTCAACAATATTAGTGTTGTTGAAGAAAAAATACAATGCTGATGTTATAACAGTTACAGTTGATGTGGGGCAAGAAGATGATATGAAAGGTGTTGAGGAGAGGGCATATGAGCTTGGAGCATCTAAACATTATACCATAGATGCAAAGAAGGAATTTGCTGAAGAGTATGTGTTCAAAGCAATTAAAGCAAACGCTTTGTATGAGGGGAAATACCCACTTGGAACAGCTCTTGCAAGACCATTAATAGCAAAAAAAGTTGCTGAAATAGCTATGGAGGAGAACGCTGATGCTGTAGCACATGGATGTACTGGCAAAGGCAATGACCAAGTCAGATTTGATTTAACCTTGAAAGCATATCTAAAGCCAGGCATAAAGATATTGGCACCTGTTAGAGAGTTGAAGCTAACAAGAAGCGTCAATATAAAGATTCTTAGCGAGTATGGCTACAAAGTTCCTGAAACACATAAGAAGTACAGTATTGATGAAAACTTGTGGTCTAGAAGCATAGAGGGAGGAGAGCTTGATGACCCACTTAAAGAACCAGGTGAAGACGCATTTGCGTGGACCATGCCACCTGAAAAAGCTCCTGATAAGCCAGCTTACATTAGCATAGAATTTGACGAAGGTATTCCAGTTAAGGTGAATGACGAAAAAATGGATTCTGTTCAGATGATAAAATATTTAAACATGTTCTTAGGCTCTCATGGATTTGGCAGAATAGATTTGATAGAGAGCAGAGTTGTTGGATTGAAGAGTAGAGAGGTTTATGAAGCTCCTGCCGCATTGGCATTGATAGAAGCACATCAGGATTTGGAAAGAATGGTTTTAACACCAAAAGAACTAAGATTCAAGAGACTCATTGATGAAATGTGGACTGATTTGGTTTATCAAGGTCTTTGGATAGATCCTTTAAGAACACATTTGGAAAGCTCTATAAACTCTATGAACAAATACATATGTGGTGTGGTTAAATTAAAGGTCTTTAAAGGCTCTTTATCAGTAGTGGGAAGAAACAGTCCATATTCTCTATATTCGAGAGAGGTCATAGACTACAACACTGGGTGGTATCCATCAGATGAGGAGGCTAGAGGATTTATAATGATACATGGAATGTATGCATTAACATCGTTAAAGGTTAGAAATAGTAAGTAATGTCTTGTTTCTTGAGGAGCAAATGGTATGACTCTACGATATAGAATATACATAGGACAGACAAAGGATTTTATTGAAAGCTACTTCTCTAGCTTAGAAACGGATAAGAGACTTGTTAAATACATCACAATGGTTATGATGGCGCATGTAAAAACGCTAATGAATCATGGAGTAATTCCGAAAGACCATGGAGAGGAGATACTGAGAAAGCTTAAGGAAGTTTTTCAATCTAATGGAGAACTTTTGTATAAGTGGATTGAAAAATCAAATACATTGTATGAAGATGCTTTTGAAGCACTTGAAGCATATTTACATGATGTTTCAGATGCTGATGCAGGCTATGTGGCAATTGGTAGAAGCAGGAATGACCATATAGCAGCTGTTCTGAGGCTTTACATAAGAGACAACATTGTTAACATCCTATACAAGCTTTTAGAGGTTAGAGAAGCTTTGTTGCATAAAGCAACGGAGTTTAGAAGTATAATAATACCATTCTTTACACATGAACAGATTGCTCAATGTGGTTCAGCATCAATATTCTTCATGTCTTATGAGTATACATTGGCTAATCTTTGGAAAATGCTTTACCAAGGACTTGACTTACTCAAAGAAAATCCCCTTGGTTCTGGAGCGGCAAGTGGCAGTCTTGTAAA
This genomic stretch from Ignisphaera cupida harbors:
- a CDS encoding argininosuccinate synthase, with the protein product MKVVLAYSGGLDTSTILVLLKKKYNADVITVTVDVGQEDDMKGVEERAYELGASKHYTIDAKKEFAEEYVFKAIKANALYEGKYPLGTALARPLIAKKVAEIAMEENADAVAHGCTGKGNDQVRFDLTLKAYLKPGIKILAPVRELKLTRSVNIKILSEYGYKVPETHKKYSIDENLWSRSIEGGELDDPLKEPGEDAFAWTMPPEKAPDKPAYISIEFDEGIPVKVNDEKMDSVQMIKYLNMFLGSHGFGRIDLIESRVVGLKSREVYEAPAALALIEAHQDLERMVLTPKELRFKRLIDEMWTDLVYQGLWIDPLRTHLESSINSMNKYICGVVKLKVFKGSLSVVGRNSPYSLYSREVIDYNTGWYPSDEEARGFIMIHGMYALTSLKVRNSK
- a CDS encoding branched-chain amino acid ABC transporter permease, with protein sequence MALESGLTYILMNIILNFSIYLILSLSLNIEVGFTGIPQFGRLTAALVGSIAVGGVIGRVAATLIGAPTGSEFISYNAPIITQINNYLSTHAIASITLLVLAILTAVLLGALIGLLTALPAIRLKESYLGITLLSFGEILRTITYNSPEIIGGTLGIAAPSFFSFTGAYESFAVMLFIVLMAIFCYLIAERISKSPLGRVMRAVRDSELASQVYGRDIMIVRIYAIVIGSSMAALAGALYSIFTKSVRADIFTRYSWTFLPWAYIMLGGVGNNLGVALGVIILTIARSTISIYKYEISELIPIDPVWLEYILIGMVIILLTLFRPQGILPEKPVTTVSKKELEDIKRKVASFTS
- a CDS encoding penicillin-binding protein activator, with product MKNTIAIGLIIVALVVGYGIGYASYSLMSKPGVQATPTVSSVAPSTITYTVTTYATPIATVLSGDIPIGALLPLSGALATYGAQCKEAFLLAVNDVNEWLQKLGKPWRLKPYVEDTAVDPNIALNKLMDLAARGVKVVVGPMASSEVKNIKSFADSNKILVISQSSTSMELAIPNDFIYRFVPPDKYQGIAIAHILWERGVRYVVPIWRGDTWGDGLVNYTKTEFMKLCSSVGGGNCGFDNGIRYDPKAQEFSTEVAKLNDIVTNYVNKYGKDKVGVLAISFEEVANIFTEALKYPILAEVKWEGSDGTYGTSKLVENKELADFAAKVGFWNTMAAPGQSPLKDSVRQRLIQKLGQEPIPYAYFTYDAVWAVALALDHVGKYDGEAIRNAIPLVLQMFIGASGHFQLDENGDRATTDYTIGAVVKEGDKYVWKEVGGFINGQLVIYS
- a CDS encoding ACT domain-containing protein — encoded protein: MSSVSDIVTDVVSSDPIIQQCIGRGIVNYSKLAKMLHPIISQLLGKEVSVDSIKMALIRYSSKAGRERQVRREVLEVLARSSIEIRTDITIVTLRSSALSYVIAFLSKLMSEARFIAIMQSVKTITIVLDRETANEYLTIIKSDDVINVQKDQAAIIIVSPIEIVTTPGVLAYIANVLAQNNINITHIESCYTDTIIILSKNDVEKAFSIIMKHIDSARKRLEKGV
- a CDS encoding branched-chain amino acid ABC transporter permease; amino-acid sequence: MLTSIAYASILAIGCAAITLWYASTRVFNFAHASMVSWGFYITFILYKLFDSSPYLFMPIAALITGLFGIAIYVSVIRRLIQVKASEITLMMVTLGADFVLFAFLNVVIDYLANVYRWDIRSVNIVLKDVTIATIYGVTIKGVYLVAPFSALAFLVSIYMFLNMTSTGIAMRASIENPELSSILGINTDKIYALAWFIGGLLAGFSGGLLTMITQGTSSIGSDLIVLYFAGSIVGGLQNILGGLLGGLLVGLSERLIPYYLSAVFPWIYSYRFAVPLIMLVATLLLYPRGLAGLVERRWR